In one window of Leptidea sinapis chromosome 31, ilLepSina1.1, whole genome shotgun sequence DNA:
- the LOC126973990 gene encoding glucose dehydrogenase [FAD, quinone]-like, giving the protein MIRAAEVCGCPLREVGPSMAGSCGNQFILFMSILESFVNGRCDLVDPCNRVTDRDPLDDSYDFVVAGGGTAGAIVAARLSENPQWKVLLIEAGGDEPAQSSVPAWVTAYWGRNDTDWNYHTERQEKACLNNGGICSWPRGKLLGGCSVINGMMYMRGHPADYDGWAINGATGWSWFEVLPYFLKSEDNKEIGNGISGQYHTTGGPLPIQKFRYAPRFAHDVVSAAIELGFPPTTDLNGETTTGFTLAQAMNDKGTRFSTARAFLRPASKRENLHILMNALVSRVIIDPASKRATGVEYIKNGETKIVGVRKEAILSAGTMNSPQILLLSGVGPQETLNKFNIPVIKDLPGVGQNLHNHIGVRLDFTLTKEPDVPELTWESAMEYMLQRTGPLSGTGLSQLTGIINSRYAAAGGRHPDVQYFFSGYHSGCGDGSVEGPGGLDEKKKRRLTIAAISLQPRSRGYLTLQSLDPAQPPLMQPNYFYDEHELNVLVDAAKTAYRLANTTILREKYGMQPTEDFGSECPGGGLNPTDEFFRCVAQTRTAPENHQVGSCKMGASDDPMAVVDPTLKVYGIEGLRVIDASVIPTVPSANTAAPVIMVAEKGAQLVMARHQLFKNKFSDDSDTTPHLPNNNANRWDVNDSNKENNLNNDRWWNSHKNWQNSHDKPHYWYPGHKHQTQQ; this is encoded by the exons GTATGTGGCTGCCCACTCCGAGAAGTAGGACCCTCCATGGCCGGTTCCTGTGGGAATCAGTTCATCTTGTTTATGAGCATCCTCGAGTCGTTCGTGAACGGCAGGTGTGACCTGGTGGACCCCTGTAACCGGGTGACTGACAGAGACCCCCTAGACGACAGTTATGACTTTGTAGTGGCTGGTGGTGGAACAGCAGGTGCTATTGTTGCTGCGAGGTTATCAGAAAATCCTCAATGGAAG GTTCTCCTGATAGAAGCCGGTGGTGATGAGCCAGCTCAGTCGTCGGTCCCGGCCTGGGTGACAGCGTATTGGGGGCGGAACGATACGGACTGGAACTACCACACAGAGCGTCAGGAGAAGGCCTGCTTAAACAACGGTGGAATATGCTCGTGGCCAAGAGGAAAACTGCTGG GTGGCTGTTCAGTGATTAACGGAATGATGTACATGCGAGGGCATCCCGCAGACTATGATGGTTGGGCCATCAATGGCGCCACGGGCTGGTCCTGGTTCGAGGTTTTGCCCTACTTCCTGAAGAGCGAGGACAACAAGGAAATCGGCAATGGAATCTCCGGCCAGTATCATACCACTGGAGGTCCGTTGCCGATACAGAAG TTTCGTTACGCGCCTCGTTTTGCTCACGATGTTGTGTCCGCGGCCATCGAACTCGGCTTCCCGCCCACTACAGACCTCAACGGAGAAACCACCACGGGATTCACATTAGCACAAGCTATGAACGA CAAGGGAACTAGATTCAGTACGGCGCGAGCATTTCTTCGTCCAGCTTCTAAACGAGAGAATCTTCACATCTTGATGAATGCTCTTGTATCGAGGGTCATCATAGATCCTGCATCTAAAAGAGCCACCGGCGTTGAATACATTAAGAATGGCGAGACGAAAATAGTTGGTGTTAGAAAAGAG GCAATTTTATCAGCGGGCACAATGAATTCTCCACAAATACTTCTACTATCTGGTGTTGGCCCACAAGAAACCCTCAACAAGTTCAATATTCCGGTGATCAAAGACCTGCCAGGAGTTGGCCAAAACCTTCACAACCACATCGGTGTCAGACTCGACTTCACTCTGACAAAAGAACCTGACGTACCCGAGCTGACATGGGAAAGTGCTATGGAGTATATGCTACAACGGACAGGACCATTATCGGGAACTGGATTGTCACAG ttGACAGGTATCATAAACTCCCGCTACGCGGCGGCTGGCGGTCGTCATCCGGATGTGCAGTACTTCTTCAGCGGCTATCACTCCGGCTGCGGGGATGGTTCTGTTGAAGGGCCCGGTGGTTTAGAtgagaagaagaaaagaaggcTTAC tatAGCTGCGATATCTCTTCAGCCCCGCAGCCGCGGATACTTGACTCTGCAGTCCCTGGACCCGGCTCAGCCTCCGCTCATGCAGCCCAACTATTTCTATGACGAACACGAACTGAACGTGCTAGTTGATGCAGCGAAGACTGCTTATCGTCTTGCTAACACCACA ATTCTTCGCGAAAAATACGGAATGCAGCCTACAGAAGACTTCGGTTCAGAATGTCCTGGTGGTGGGTTAAACCCGACTGACGAGTTCTTCAGATGCGTAGCCCAAACGCGGACCGCACCAGAGAACCACCAGGTCGGTTCCTGCAAGATGGGAGCTAGCGATGACCCCATGGCTGTTGTTGATCCTACCCTAAAAGTGTACGGCATTGAAG GTCTCCGCGTGATCGACGCGTCAGTAATACCGACGGTGCCCTCCGCTAACACAGCGGCTCCCGTCATCATGGTGGCGGAGAAAGGCGCCCAGCTGGTGATGGCCCGCCACCAGTTGTTCAAGAACAAGTTCAGTGACGACAGCGACACCACACCTCACTTGCCAAATAACAACGCAAACAG ATGGGACGTGAACGATTCTAACAAAGAAAACAATTTGAATAACGACAGATGGTGGAACTCACATAAAAATTGGCAGAATTCGCACGACAAACCTCACTATTGGTACCCAGGCCATAAACACCAGACGCAACAATAA